In Toxoplasma gondii ME49 chromosome V, whole genome shotgun sequence, the DNA window TAGTCCTTAGATTCCTTAGATCGTGTTGCCGGCCCATTCTCCCAGGTTGGCTGTTCGTTGGGTTCTGTTGTAAAAACATGGTGGCAGTGGTATGCTCCTTAGAGAAAAAGTTGTCCTCAGCAGCTGTCCTCCAAACTCAAGGAGTTTCATCACCGTCGTACAAGAGATTTGCGCACCCCATTTTGCTCGCCCAACTGGACTATTTACACTTCTTGCgacgttttctgtttctcatTCTTGCGGAGCTACCGATATTCGGTAGCCGGTTTGCTTCTGCCTCATTTACTTTGAAAGGGAATATTCATTCCCAGAGACAATAGTAGCAAAGGGTCGTCAGCAAAACGGCTCCTGCCGAATGCTGCCACCGTTCTTTTCTGGCATACGTTAGTATGTATTAAAGCAAATATCGACTCCCGGGTGACTGAGCGGCCCGTGCGTCGCAATTGTTTGAGACTGCATCGTTAGTTAAGCAATTGGAAAGGGCACCCTTCGCAATTGTTTGAGACTGCATCGTTAGTTAAGCAATTGGAAAGGGCACCCTCCTGTCGACATGTGTTTTAGGAGCACGCATCCAGGTTCGCATTTGTGTTACGCTCCTAGACATCAGAACCGGTATGTCTTAACCAGAAATAGACAGGGTTCTTCGACGATTTCGAACCCCGTCCAGTCTGCGGGTTCCCCTTCTGCTGAGCAGAGGCAGTACAGTGTATCAGGAACAGTCTAGCGCTTTGCGTTGCATTTTAGCAGCGAGCTTGCCTCAGAACGATAACACATAGACAGCCGGCGCAGCTATCCGTCATGAGACGAGCTGCATTCCTGTGTATTTGCCAAACGCAGCACTCTAGGACAACACCACATGTGAGACTGCTCGTCTCCAAAGGTAGCAAGCAACGCGTGAGCAAGCACTATGCCTCAAGCACCACAAGCGACAGAGGGTTTCGACGCAGTCAGCCCTGCCGGAAAAATCCTTGCTTGATTGACATCGAAACAGCAAATGCCGGTCCAGTCGCCACTGCGCGCTGATCCAGTGAGACACGTAACTTCCCTCCATCACAGACATCGTAAGTCAAATAGAAAGTTTCTGTGTAGAGCTTGTGATCGATTCCCGGGGAACTCGGGGGGGTGGCTGACTAAAACAGCTTTTCGACTTGGAATTTGACGATGCCACGCGTAAGTCATTCGCCTGATGATGTGGGTTTTTATTCATCGATAACACTCTACGTTGAAACATTTCCTAGCAAAGGCTTTTGAGCTTTTTTGAGCTTCTGCACCGCTCTGGGAGCTGTCACAGATACTGAACCACTTAAACTACACCTTGGCTCTGCGATGTCGTCGCTGATGTAGATTCAAGGATGGTGCCCGTACCAAGTGGCCGGATTTTTCAGGGTCTTCGTTGGCAAGTATTCACACAGTGCGCTTGCCTTTGCATGGTTTTGGAGACATCACAGTTGCTGTCCACTGTCGCAGCCAGCGTCCTTTCACTAGTCTGTGGCATTCCCTACTTGGCCGCATATGCCGACAACTGGTGCGGGTGAAATGATGATTGTTCTCAGGATGCCGTCGGACCTAGAGACAATGCGGGCAATTCAGCGCCACATTCCTGCAGGATGTAGTTTCCTCTGGTTGATTTCTACTGCTCTGTGGCTGATCATGGCAGTACAGACACGTTTCGTCGACGGTGCCTCAGAAAATCCAGACattgttctttcctctcgagtAGCGAATCTCCAACAAGCAATGAGAGGAGTACGCGCAGCAGCGAGACAACTCACAAATGCACGACAAGCTCACGCCGATACCTTTCAGTTGTTTATCCAAGAAAAACGGTCCATGCAAGCTCAACAAAGTGTGGATTTGGCGAGACTGCAGTCTCTGAGGGAAGGAGTACAGAGCGCAGCGGCCAATatcacagagaagaagatgcagctGGCCAGCAAGCTAGGGGAGCAAAAACAATGTATGGAGGCAGCTAGGGTCGCGGTCGCGACTGGACGCGCCGAGCCCGGACTACGAACGCAAGCCCTGCGACAACTACGCCGCGGTCATCATATCGCAAAAGAAGCCGAAGACACCCTAATAAACTCGACATAATTTTGAACTTCGTAACGGCACTCCTCAGCTTTCATATCGTGCACATCACTGATGTGCCATGACCGAAGGAAGCTGGTCGGTGGGATTCTTCGACAGAACATGCAAACCAGTGATACTCAT includes these proteins:
- a CDS encoding hypothetical protein (encoded by transcript TGME49_213050), with the translated sequence MPTTGAGEMMIVLRMPSDLETMRAIQRHIPAGCSFLWLISTALWLIMAVQTRFVDGASENPDIVLSSRVANLQQAMRGVRAAARQLTNARQAHADTFQLFIQEKRSMQAQQSVDLARLQSLREGVQSAAANITEKKMQLASKLGEQKQCMEAARVAVATGRAEPGLRTQALRQLRRGHHIAKEAEDTLINST